Within Dermacentor variabilis isolate Ectoservices chromosome 8, ASM5094787v1, whole genome shotgun sequence, the genomic segment ctgCTTCTTTATACTTGTGTAAGCATGCATGTCTTCTCCTTAATAacgaaataaactgaaactgaaaaggCCTAACATACAAACCTGCACTTCCCTGCCTTATATTTGCAAAGTTCATGTGTACAGTCAACCTTTGGCACAGTTTGGAATCGTTTGCAATGTTTCGTGAGATATTCACATACTGGTACCAACTACATCTGCGCACGATGCATCTGCAGCGTGCCATTGCCACAAATCCTGCTCTATCCTACGGAACACTGGCTGCTGAAGGCATTAAAGGCACTCAAAGGTGCCTCAAAGACAGGCTGAGCATTCTGCGCAGGTGAGCGTGTTAGCAACGTCTGGAAAACTTGCAGGACATTGTAAAAGATGTCAATACATAGCAAAATGCAACAGCAGAAAGTACTCAGAAAATGTAAGGCTAAAAGTGCATACTGATATATAAGGGCCTTGCCAGACAAACCGATAAATACAATAGCACACCTTCTATTGAAATCTCGAACAGAAAATTTATTACTTGAAGCAAATGTACGATACACGAGAAATAGAATGAGTGATGTATCCTATATGTGACGTATAGTCAAATTTTGCTGCAAATATGAGCCTTTCTTGCATGCACATAATCGCAATCGTTTAGTAAAACAAGTTGCCCATCCTGTACATTTCATGTGTCTCATCTTATAGTGTAGTAATTGTTTCCTAATGCCAGTAGCCAACTCTCCCAGCTTTCAAAAATAATATGCAAGATTATTTATTCTTAGAAGTGTGatagaatgaaaaaaacaagGACAAAGACCTATCAACAGCACCCAGCAACAACTACAAGCTGATTTTGCTCCTGGATGGAAACGGGTACTTGTAACCGTAACCCTTATCAATGTTTCAATGAGGGAGTGGGTGAACCCTGAACTTGCTTGAAGAATAACTACAGTAGCCACATAGCTGCACATATGAGTTGTGGGTGCTTCCCTATCTTCCAGCACATGAGGTTAGTTGCAAAGAGCCCTGACAGTGACAGAGAAGTGATTCAGGTTTTCCTCATTAGCAAACAAAGATTGACATGTGTCAGAAAATTATCACCATATCGTCAAAAACATGTAAGTTTTTACAGAGCATTTTCCCTCGATTCATTACACAGATTGCGTTGGGTGCCTAATTTGTTTCGCTACTGTTCCTAGTGCCCCATACAAGATTAACATTTTCCATGCCAATCTTATTTTCAGAAAATAACCGAAATTTCGAAAGTATTTTCACGAGCTATTCTTTGTGAAGAGTTTTCATTACTGCAACATCAGCAATTCGTTTACAATTTTCTACTGTCTTTTAGTAGATGTTTTTAATGTCTTTATGTTCGAAACAGACAAGGACGCAGACAAAGTCTACATGAAGCATATTTTTGGAAGGAAGTCAAGCATGCTTTTGTTATCCTCCATGAAACATGTTATTGCAGGTACGGCACAATAAGTAAACCGCAGAGTAGTCAGGAAAAAAGGTGTTTTTTTCCTAAAAGGTTGCCAGGGGCCCAAATATTCCTCCCAATAATTAGTATTAAGTTGAAGCTCCAAATATAAGTTGCTAGTTTTCCAGCTTTCCAGGTTCAATTCTTTACTTCAGATGAAGAAATACATTACATATTTTGATATAATACGATCCTTGCACTGGACAGGCAACCTTTGTCACTGCAACCACCTTACTTTGCATTGTCATTTTTAAAATCCAGGGAAGCCAACTTCTCCATAATTTCTGCTAAATGCGCCCTTAGATATAAGTTTGCTCAGAAACTGGCATCACTCACACCGAACTGATGAAAACATTGCTGCTTGTATATGGCACTCAGTAGGTAAAATGAAATCACTGAACTAGTTAGACTCATAACTAGCACAAAAAGAGTGAATGTGGTTATAATTGCACTACTCCCTCCAAGAATAAAATCGGGTGGTACATGGTGCCAGCGCTGTCAATGTGCTTCTTCGTGCCGATTTCTTCACGATATTATATGTCTACTTGTATGCATTGCtatgcattgtttctttattaACACAAAGAATGATGGTGATACAAAGTGAGCTATATAACGAGGACATAATGGTGCGttgtatttttatatattttatctTTTTCGCATATAGTGCAATTCTACTGGCTCAAATGGGTTACTAGAAGAGAAGGAAATAGCTTAGCTGAAAAGATGTCTTGTTTGCTCCAAAGCAGCAATACTGTAACTGATGAATGTTTGTGCAACTTGGCTTTGACCGTTCTGAAGACCAAAAGCAATGAATGGTGCACAGTGCCATGGAGCAGTACTTACACCATGTCTTGATTTCCTTTCAAGTTCATCTCTTTCAATCATCACCTGAAGGATGTTTTTAGCAGACGAAGTGTATCCTTGTTGGCTTTTGACTTTTAGCAGTTAGAATGCACACGGAGAACTGGCAAGTGACCAGCCATAACATACCCACTGTGGcagcatagtggctatggtgctgtgcTACTAAGCCCAAGGGCTTCAATTGCAGCCACAGCTGCCACATCTtaatgggtgtgaaatgcaaaaatacctgcGTACCGTGCGTTgtgtacatgttaaagaaccccagatggtcaaaattattctgaaatccctcactacggcatgtctTAAGATCAAGTTGTAGTTATGTCATGCAAAAGCcctgaatttaattttttaggccATGACGTCAGTAGCTAGGCATTTGCATTCTTTGTTTTCTGAGCTTGACTTTGGGAGTTCTCAATCAGAGCTTCTGCAAGATGATAACATGATTTTGAAAAGTTGGCTGCCAGTACAGGAACAAACTGCCCTGTGGTGTCATCTATCATGCATTAAAAATAAGTGTGTAGTGAAGCCAAACTTATGGACGGTGAAGCACAACATTGTGGTTTTACTTCTGCCGGACACAGCGCAGCCTCAATTGTAAAGGCACAAATGTCAATAACAAGCCTTGCTTAGGGAAAGGGTTAAGTGCATTTGACTTCCTAGTTTCAAGTTCTGCAACTACAATATACAATTAACTTCACTTTACTTTTTGGTGCGCGGGGCAAAAACTGAACACCTAATTAAGTAATCACTGATCTATCATGCAAGTGATGTTTGCCTTTCTCAGTAGCCTATCTCAAGACAGAAAACTAGGCTCAGGTGTTTTAATATCTAAACGAAAAGACAAGCTTTTATACGGCAACCTATCAACTTGAAGCCCACAGTAGTAGTTCAGGTTCTACGCCGTCTAGCTGTTGAGCACGAgtccaaaaaagaaaattaacgcGGAAGTATACGTGTTCCATGCTTTTAATGCacggtaaagggacactaaaggaataCAATGAGTTAAATGAGATTGAAGGTTAGCCCTTTGTAATAAGAAATTCATCGTTTGTAGCAAGAACTGATCTTTTGTAAGCAAGGAAATATAGAACTGGAGAATCAAAGGACAGCGACTAATAAATTGAACCAAATTCTGTAgctttatgtgctaaaaccacaatatgattatgtgGCATGAAGTACGAGGGAACCTGGTTTAATTTCGACCCCTGGATTTCTCTactgtgcatacaatgcacagtacacatgcgtttttgcatttcaaccTATTAAAAAGCAGCTTCCACACCTAGAATTTGATCATCCTTCCTCAGGCTTGGCAGCGCAATATCAAAGAGCCCAACTCAGAGTGCATACTTGTCAGAATCCTTCTGCAGTGAGTGCGACACTTGGTGCTCATGAGGCAGTACTTCCAGCAGCTTTAAACTTCGTGCAGATCTGGCTTTTGCTGTTTTCCAGCACTTAAAGCCTAACTACAATAAAAGTTATTGCTGTGGGAAAAAATGATTCGAACAGTAAAAATACAGAACCGCCTTCTAGCATTCTTGATACCGAAACTGAAATGAATGTCACAATTACCACCAACTGGCAGTGAGGCATGACTCAAATTGCCGGGCTCCTTGTGGGACCATCTGCAGCTGCCTGCAGTGTGATAAAAACCTGGAGGCGATGTGGAGTCTCGTCAGAGCCACTAACCACCAGGTGCATTAGTTGTGTGCTAATAGGCTATTGAAGAATACCAAAAATAAAATTAGACAGTTACCAGCcccgcagctttgccaagatcaCTACAGTAGTATCTACTACTCATTTATTACCAATTtggccaaagtgaaatttcgttgcatttGGATTTTAAGCTTTTGCAGTAGGGGTTATGAGATGTGATGATCACAAAGCTCTTGTGCTTTGTGACATTACATCGCTAGATATTTGACAAGGCCATGGTTCTAAGTGTTTTACAACCGGATTCTAATATGACACATTATAATACAGTAGATTAAATTTGAAATGTTTTAATGGGAACGGAAACAGACCTACCTTTACACATGAGACACACATGGCAAACTCATTGTAAGCAAGGCTCCCATGGGCTTTTCAATAATTTTTCACCTTGGTCCGTGtcagttctgttttttttcttgattcttcCTAACGGGACACGACTTTGTCACTTCGTCAGACTCAACTTCATTATCCCATTGACAATCTGCTGCATATATTAAGTAAACATTTGATGTTCATTCTAAAGCATGTTTGCCGAAATTACCAACAAAGAGCAAAGAAAGGTTAGCTACTGTATGAATCAGCCTACACCCATGTTAAACCCACTATTGCCCCAATGTGCCTTCAATAGGCTCTAACGATGTGTATTCACACAATGCGCAATAGCTTTCGTGCTCAGGTTGGCAGGTTCATAACAGCTGGCCTCCATCACTCTCATCAGAATCTCGGAATCCCTACTGCAAAAACTTCAGGAGTTGAAAGCAGCAAAAGGCAACAGTGCGCATTTTGAAGAAGCCAGAGGCAATATCTCATGAGCACAGCAGCTGCACTCTCTGAAGAAGGTTGATGACAAATATGGAGCCCCATTTGTGCTGCTGGTTCCGAAGAAGCCACCTAAGCTTTGTTCCCACGCTTGAGTATGAAAATGCAGCTGCTTTTGACAAAACGCATGCAACACCGTTCATGAATTGTGCCATTGCTATGGTTTACCAAATAACCAGTTACTTGTGGTAAGCTCTACACAAGCAAAGTTGGACGCTGCACTGATGAAAGGGCAATAGAACAtttgcagaatataaaaacaaggAAGGCCAATGTAGGTGAGCATTATAACATATGCACTTGTCATCCCTGTAAGCCAGACGGGTAGCAGGTAACAAAAAGCACTTTATTCCGAAACGCAGCCGGGTATATAAGGAGCGCTGCGATAAGTAGGGGGCGTGTTGCACATGCGCACTGGTTGACTTCCAGGCACGATATTGCGATCCAGTACATCTTCCCTTctttgggaaaaaaaagaagaagaaaaagaaggaacattGATGAACATTTTCATTTCCAAACAAGGATTGCTTTGCTATTTACGTTCAGGAAGTGGATAACGTTGCGGCTCTTGGCGTATCCGTTCACTTCTTCGAAGTGGGGCTTGAATTGCGTCTGCTGGCGTACTTGGCACAGCCTGTCTTCGGGTTTCTGCCTGTGATTCAACAGGCTGAGCAGCATCTGTGGCCCTGAGATGCTCTCTCGTACGGCGTAACTGCTGTCCACTGTCTGTAGCCACTAAGTGGGATCGCGGTGGCCCTGCAGGAACAATTACCATGGCCGGGGCCCACGTTCTGCTTTGGGTGTCGTATACGGACGCTCTGTTTCCGCTACCAAGGTCTGGCAAAGCCCGTGTCGTTCTGTTGTAGTAGGAACGCTGTTTATGGCGTATTTCTTGTAGTCGCTGACGGACTGCTTCCATGCGTATCGTCTTGGGCTCCAGGTGACAGTTGAGAACCGGGAGTTGGCTTCTGGTGTGACATCCCATGAGCCTTTGAGCTGGCGACTGCAACTGCTCGTCCCTCGGAGTATTCCGCCACTCGAACAACGCACTGTAAAATTCAAGGGTGGAAAAGGGGCATTTGTTTAGCAGAAGTTTAGCTTCCTGAACGGCACGCTCTGAGAAGCCGTTGGCGCGCGGATGGTACGGGCTAGAAGTGGTGTGCCTGATATTAAATTGACCGGTGAATGCTTGAAATGTTGCACTGTTGAAAGGAGGGCCGTTGTCAGTGCACAGTTTGGCGGGAATGCCATGTGTCGCGAAGATATCTGCACTTGCGTTGATCACAACAGCAGCAGTAGTCCGACTAAGCTTGCGAACCTCGAAGAAAAACAAGTAGGAATCTACCACTATGAGGTAATCATTGCCTTCGTGGTGAAAAAGATCGACCCCAACAACCTGCCATGGCAAACTCGGTAGTTCGTGGGTCAGCATGGGCGGccttgcatttccttttttctacTTGTCGCAAGCAGCGCATGACTTCGCTACATCAGAAACGTTGGCGTTCATGTTTGGCCAGTACATTACCTGTCTTGCTCTCGCCTTCATTTTGCCTTCGCCGCAATGTGCAGCGTGGAGCAGGCCGAGAACTTCCTTGCGTTTTGATGGAGGAATTACAAGCTTGCTGCTGTGAGAAGCAGCCCATCCTCGACGTGTAGCTCATCACGGTAGCTCCAGTATGGCTTTAAGGCATCCGGGAGCTGCTGCTTGCTTTTGGGCCACTCTGTACTCGCGTAACGGCAGAGTTCGGTCATGAGGGTGTCCTTATCAGTCTCCGTTCTGATACTGAGCAGCTGTTAATCTGAAACAGGTAACGAAGAAACAACATTGACTTGAAAGTGCTCTGTTTCATCCACCAGCTTTGTTTTGCAAGCAAAGCGTGAAAGTGCCTTGGCCAAAGACAGTTCCTTTCCTGGTTTGTATATCACGCTGATAGGGAATCTTTGAAGCGTGAGGCGCATGCGTTGAAGGCGAAGAGGGCAATCGCAAAGTGGTTTCTTGAAAATCGATTCCAGTGGTCGGTGGTCTGATTCTACTGTCACTAGTGGTTGACCGAGTATGTAGTCCTTGAATTTCATGTAGCCATGAACTATGGCTAGggtttccttttcaatttgtgcataCCCCTGTTGTGTGGCAGTTAAGGAGCGGGACGAATATGCAATGGGGTGGTCATCTTGCACGATGACTGCTCCGACACCGTACTGGCTCGCGTCCACGGACAGTTTCACTGGCTTAGACTGGCCAAAGTATGCTAGTACTGGTGCTGTGGCAAGACTAGCTCGTAACTTTTGGAAACTGTTTTCCTGCACTTCTGTCCACGTCCAAGCGACGTCCTTCTTAAGTAGCTCCCGAATAGGTGCAGATGCGACTGACAGGTTTGGGATGAACCGAGACACAAAGTTTATCCTCCCAAGGAACACTTGAAGCTCCTTACGGTTCTTCGGCGGTGGAACTTGCATGATGTCGTGAACTCTTTCTGGGTCCAGTGACAGCCCTTCAGCGGTGAGGAGGTGGCCCATGTAACGTACACTGGCCTGCAAGAATTGGCACTTCTTTTTATTGAGCTTTAGATTACGTTCCCTACAGCGTTCAAGCAAGGCGGTGAGGTTCGTGTCGTGCTCCTGCCTTGTCTTTCCCCAGACCAATATATCGTCCATTACGACAGCTACGCCAGCCAAGCTTCCAACGACCTCGTGCATGGCGCGTTGAAAAACGTCTGGTGCTGATGTGATGCCGAATCGCAAGCGCAGAAATCTGTACCTTCCGAACGGCGTGCTCATGGTGCAAACGCGCGAACTTTCTTCGTTGAGGGTTATTTGCCAGAACCCTGACGCGGCATCGAGGGTAGAAAAATATTTGGCTCCTTGCAGCCGCGGCAGTACGTCTTTCAATGTAGGCATATGGTAATGCTCCCGCAAAATGGCCTTGTTTAAGTCGGAAGGATCCAAGCATATGTGTACCTTATCCTTTTCCAGTGCTACGACCATATAGCTGGACCTTGAGCAAGGCTCGGTTCTCTTCAATGACGCCATCGCGTTCTCTCTCGTCGAGCTTCGCTTTCGCGGGCTCTTGAAGGGCGACAGGAATTCACCTCGCTGGTTTTATGGTTGGTCGTACGTTGGGCTTCAGCTGCAGGTGATAGCTGATGCTCTCAAGTTGTCCTGGACCCTGGAAGATGTCTTTAATACCAGATATGAGGATCTTGGACACTTAGTTGACGCATCTATGCGTTTTATCAGGCCCAGCTTCTCAGCGACGTGTCCGCTTAATGTAACTGGTACATCttggacaacaacaaaaaacgtaACCTCGGTGCTTCGAGTCTTATTAGACACGAGCACGTTTATCTTTCCGATTGCTTGTTCTGTGTGGCCGAAAAACGTACGCAAGGTTGCGTAACAGTTCTGCGCAGGCGCCGCGGACAACTTTCGAAAGACCGTTTCTGGCATAACACAACAGTTCGCCCCTCTGTCTATCGTACATTTGGTCATGATACCAGCCACATTTAACACTGACACCCAGTGCTCGTCACTCGTGACCGCTTGAACTTCCAACGCTTGAAGTAAGTATGTCTCGTCGCCAGCCCCATCTTCGTCACCAGTCATTTCCACCTGTCGCACGTGCCGTCTTTCTGGCCGTGTTTTCGAGCTTCGTGTGCGGCATACACTAGAAAAATGCTTTCGGCCATTACAATTTTTGCAATACCTCCTTATTGCTGGGCATCTTGCCGCTTTTTGATGTTGTAAGCCACATTTCGGGCAGATGGCAGTCTTTGCTTTTATAGCGTCAATGTTGATTTCCGATTCAAAAGAAGTGCTGCCGCCCTGGCTGCCTCGGATTTCAGCGACCTGTTCTTTGCTCTGTTCTTTAGCACGGCAGATCTCAACCGTTCTTGCGTAGTTCGGATTTTCAGAAATAAGTCTCTGCTGCAGTTCTTTTTCTCTTATTCCAAGGATTATTCTACTGCGTAGAAGTCAATCTTCAATCTCCCCAAATACACAGTGCGCAGCTAGTCTTCAGTTCTGTGAGCCATTCGTTAAATGACTCGCCCTCGCACTGGTTCCTGGAACCAAACCGAAACTCGTTGCAGGTGAGATTTGTAATTGGTCTGTAATGTTCTTCGAACTTCTGCATTAATACTTTCCGATCATTCTTCTGCTCCTCGTTTTCAAACTTGAAGGTGCGAAAAACACGCCTTGCATCTTCACCGATAGTCATTAAAAATTTAGCGGTCTGAACATCCTGGGGCTGTAGACTCAGCCTTGTCGCTGTTGCAAAAAGTTCGAACTCACTTTTCCAGATGTTCCAGTTGTGGAAAATGTCGCCAGTAACGTCGAGTGGCTTGGGCGGTGGTAGCAGAGTCGAAGTCATCGTTGTGGCTTGTGGTTCTCGTTCCGGATGAGCCCTTGTCTCGTTCATGGGAATTAATACTGCTGTTAAGCTGGGATCCTATGGCAAAACATGCTGCATGGGCAGGAACGAACTGCCGTGCCCACTTCTGACACTATGTAAGCCAGACCAGTAGCAGGTAACAAAAAGCACTTTATTCTGAAACGCGGCCGAGTATATAAGGAGCGCTGCGATAAGCAGGGGGCGTGTTGCACATGCGCACTGGTTGACTTCCAGGCACGATATTGCGATCCAGTGCAATCCCCAACTTGAAATATATTTTTGGCAGAAGTAGAAACACGAATGCACAACCGATATAAGAAGCTCTTCTTTATGTCGAAAAGTGGGAGTGACTCTGTAaacattcattttcttttttttctctttctcacaAGTCTGTCTATAAATGTGTTCTGCTTTCGGTTCACACAGGATGCTACACCTCAACTTGTTTGACCCTTTTCCCTTCTTTGCAATCCTTCCTCCCTTCCTCTCTTTTATGAACTTCCAGGGAGACTATATGAATAGTTACAGCTTTCTTAGAAAACCTGGCACACTGGATTGGTAGTGCCTACCACTGCGTGTAAATCCTTTTGTATTTCTGGTTTTTATTTCAACTCCTGAAAGTACCCAAGATGTGTAGTCCCATTCCTCTCCCCTCCTACCATAACTCAAAACCTCCCTTTTTCAATCTCCCTTTCATTTACACCCTCTCAATTTTTTTCCTTGACATCCCCTACTCTACACAACGTACTGGTTCCCCTGCTTCCCCAATAAGAGCGTGGGCATAATGAATTGCACAGATAAAATCGCTAAAAAGGAAAGCAGTTGCAGCACCAAAAAGGCTGCGAAATTTTTCTTATAGTTTACGGATTTTGCTCATTTAATGTTGCATTAATTTTTACGAAAGATCTTTTTCTGTTCCCATACGTATTGAAGGATGAGGTGGCACAAGCATGTCGAATAGTTTTGGCAATGAACTTTCCGTTATTTGTCTATCTTCACTGCTATGTGTCGTTATGAACTGACAAATCTATAATAGTGGAAAGGGATTAACCGAGAGCCCCGATTTGTTTAATAGTGATATCATTAGAAccaacaaacacttacacaaAGGACAACCTAGgcgaaattatttgtgcttacaTAAAACACATAGCGAAAccataaataaatggaaatgaaagtgaatgaaaaaacaagttgccgcaggtggggaccgaacctacaaccttcgcatttagcgtGCAATGCTCTTACGATTGAGGTAtcacggcgctgtttccccatccactttcttggatatttatgtttcctagtagaaccctgggagtgtcagccagcgccaccactcgcagaccttggtgGCAGACGTGGAATGTCCTTTCTGTCCCAGgggtcacgagaacgtgatctttttgggtgatggCGAATGGCCAATagacccacacatgctacctgaaggcatccatgttgccggattcgagacactcgttgtgtaatgaacgagaaggaagtgaattaaccgaggggcccgatttttttattagtcatatcataagaagccaacaaaaccTGACACTAAGGagagtatcggggaaattacttgtgcttatatAAATGAAATCCACAATCCCAGAAGCGTCGTTCCGCATTTCACGTGATGGTGTACGTAGCGCCATCTCATTGCGGTGGCGCACACACCTCCCTTTCTTTAAAGTTGTCCAAGTCAGAAGTCGAGCCGACTTGGATCTCTTACTTCTTATGTCCTCTTCAAACTCATAGGTCCACTTCTTGTGATTGATGCCGATTGCAAAGGCTGTAGATGCTTACTTGTGCACCGAGTTTCACCACTAGCTGTGCTTAATGCGCATAAATGTGACGTATGAGCTGGCCCAACTTCTGTCCCTGTTGCAGCAACGGGCAGGGTATGGATGGAAGTCTCTTTCGAAAGTCCTGTGTTGCCAGTCGCATTACCTTTTACTTTACATTAAATTTACTTTAAAAATTCAGGTGACAGCACACCCTCCCATTAGTAATAAAAGTGGTCTCAGACGGAAATATTGTCATCAGTGCTGTGCTTATATTACGAATGTGCGAACCTGTGGCATGATCTTGTAAAGGTTCGCAAAGCGAACTGTTCAAGATTGCGCTACTTCACACTTGGTAGGGACTGTACATGCACGCCAAAAACTGCTGACATGTCGAGAAAAAACCGCAGCCGCTCATTCCCAGTGCCTCTATTTGACAAAGTTTGCGTAAAGATTGATGCAATATTTAGTGCGCAGAAGCATTGTAACGGTCAGGGCAATTTATTTTCACTTTTTAtatatttcacgggctttctttctCGTTAAAGGAAGTCTTCACAAATCCTAGGGTGTTTTAAATGCTGTTTTCAGTCATTTGTAACCGTCACACAAACTTTTTCACTGACTTCTCATGGAATGGGTCATGTTAAAAATTTACCTATTGAAGCATATTCTTGCGCAACGAATCAGAAACATTTGCAGGGGCTACCATGAAGAAAACTTATCAAGGT encodes:
- the LOC142591589 gene encoding uncharacterized protein LOC142591589, which translates into the protein MHEVVGSLAGVAVVMDDILVWGKTRQEHDTNLTALLERCRERNLKLNKKKCQFLQASVRYMGHLLTAEGLSLDPERVHDIMQVPPPKNRKELQLLSIRTETDKDTLMTELCRYASTEWPKSKQQLPDALKPYWSYRDELHVEDGLLLTAVRKLSRTTAAVVINASADIFATHGIPAKLCTDNGPPFNSATFQAFTGQFNIRHTTSSPYHPRANGFSERAVQEAKLLLNKCPFSTLEFYSALFEWRNTPRDEQLQSPAQRLMGCHTRSQLPVLNCHLEPKTIRMEAVRQRLQEIRHKQRSYYNRTTRALPDLGSGNRASVYDTQSRTWAPAMVIVPAGPPRSHLVATDSGQQLRRTREHLRATDAAQPVESQAETRRQAVPTAAFSYSSVGTKLRWLLRNQQHKWGSIFVINLLQRVQLLCS